The Brachyspira hyodysenteriae ATCC 27164 sequence TGTTCCGAAATCTATAAATATTATATCATTATCTTCAACTAATTCTGCTGCTTTCTTTGCTATTAATATTTTATTTTCTATATTTGTTATTTTTCTTTCATTGAAAGGCACAGGATTATCTTCAGATTCAAATTTTATACCTCCGTATATTTTTTTGAATCTTTTATCAGATAATAATAAGTCCTGTATATCTCTTCTTATAGTGCTTTTAGAAATTTCAAATTCATCACATATCTGATCCAAAGTTACTATTTTATTATTATAAATAAAAGTTTTTATATTATCAATTCTTTTCGAACGCATTCAATATACTCTAACACTAAAATTTATTATTTCACATTATATGAATAATATAAATTAAAATCAATAGTAGTAAATTTTTTTTTACTTATGTTCAATTTAATATATTAAGGAATTATTATATACTCTGAATCATTAATAATAAAAAATTATTAATTAATATATTTTTTTATAGAAAATTAACACTATCAAATATAATATTAAATTCCGCCATATAATTTTAATATATCTTCTATCATAGAAAAGATTTTCTCTTCATCGCCGACTTTAGAATTTCTTATAATATTTTGTAATTCTTCATCTTGAACAACCATAGCAATTAATGTTAATACATCTATAAATTCATCATTAGCATCTATAGGTGCTACTATAGAATAAGCTAAATCTATACTTTCATCAGGACTATATTCTATAGGTTTTAGAAGAGATACGATAGTAACTTTAATTTCTTTTATAGACTCCATTCTGGCATGCGGCATAGCTACCATATCAGCTATCACAGTATTGCCGTCTTTTTCCCTATCATATAAACCTTCTTTTATATTTTCTGCATCATAACTAGGATCTAATTCACTTATTTTCTCAGATAAAAAATCAAATAATTCCTCTTTTGATGAACTAGTATTTTCTAGAAATATTCTTTCTTTATCAATAAAACTCATAATAATCTCCTAAACTATAAAATTTTATTAAACTAATATTTATTAATCTCTGCTAAAATTCTGATAAATAAATTTAAATGGTATATATATTTTACCATTCTCAGCATAATCATTCCATAAACCCTGAGGAGGCGGTTTTAATTTTTTAGCATATTCAATAGCCTTAGAACATGAATTATCTAAACTAGTCTGTCCATTTATAGAAGTTTTCAAAAATTTTTCAAACTCTATATTTCCTTCCTCATCTATAGAAATTAAAACCTCAACTTCATCGGTTCTTATAAGTCCCAAATAATGTGCCTGGTTAGGAATAGTAAGATACCAAGAATCTCTTATAGATCCTACTAAAGCATAGAAATACCAAAAATATTCCTGAGCCTTAGTGCCAAGCTGCATGCTTCCTGTTTCGCTGGAAAACACAACTGCTCTGTCGGCACCCTCTTCAAATGATGCAGGTATTTTAGTATCACCTTTTATTCCTGGATTTTTAGGTTTATAAGTTTCTACATTATCTCTGGATATTTCATTTCCTAATTCTTTTTTTTGTCTCTGCTGATTTTGATTATTATTAGGCTTTATATTTTCAGTTGGTCTTCTTTCTATTATTGGACTGTTTGCTCCGTCTCCTAAAAATGAGAATACAGAAGTATCAGAAAAGACTTTTGAAGGCTTAACATCTGTCTGCCCTTTTGATCTCAATGTCTTATCAGAAGCAAAAGGAGTATCTTCTTTGCTCTCTTCCTCTTCTACTTCAGGAGTTTCTACCAAGAACATATAATCATCTTTTTTATATCTTTCCTCAGCTTCTTTTCTAGCTTTCTCATATGCAAAAACTTCCTGCATTATAGATGTATTTATAAGGCTGAATAAAAATATATGAAGTATAAAAGACACTATAATGGAAAATAGTATATCTTTTCTTTTTATTAATTTTCTTTTTATATTTGAAATTTTTTCTTTTATGTTCATGACTTTTATTCTATAATTAATTAATATATTTTACAAGTTTTAAAACACATAAAAAGCTTTAAAATAAAATCATATTTTCAAATTTATATAATGATTTATATATAAAAATGTTTCACATGAAACATTTTTAATAAAATATTATTTATTAATATAATATACTAAACTTTCAGGTAAAGAATTGTCAATTAAATAAATTTCATTAAGCCCGCCCTCTCGCCCCAAATTATACGCACGATTAATATATTTAAATTTAAAGCAAATAAATACAAACATATTCAATATATTATTTACCTATTAACCGTGCGCAAAAATGTTTCATGTGAAACATTTTTGATGCAGTATTATTGTATTAATAAAAACTTTAATATATAATAAAAATAAATAAATCTTGGAGAATAACTATTAAAAAGAATAATAAAGAAATCATTGATAATGATATCAAAACAGATGATGAGTTTATAGAAGAAATAACCGGCACTGATAATAATAAAAATACTGTTGAAAAAGGTGTTATATACGTGGTTGCTACTCCTATAGGAAATATGGAAGATATAACTATAAGAGCTTTGAAAATTCTTAGAAACGTAGATTTTATATTGGCAGAAGATACAAGAGTAGCATTGAAGCTTCTTAATTTCTATAATA is a genomic window containing:
- a CDS encoding PTS sugar transporter subunit IIA — protein: MSFIDKERIFLENTSSSKEELFDFLSEKISELDPSYDAENIKEGLYDREKDGNTVIADMVAMPHARMESIKEIKVTIVSLLKPIEYSPDESIDLAYSIVAPIDANDEFIDVLTLIAMVVQDEELQNIIRNSKVGDEEKIFSMIEDILKLYGGI
- a CDS encoding energy transducer TonB family protein, encoding MNIKEKISNIKRKLIKRKDILFSIIVSFILHIFLFSLINTSIMQEVFAYEKARKEAEERYKKDDYMFLVETPEVEEEESKEDTPFASDKTLRSKGQTDVKPSKVFSDTSVFSFLGDGANSPIIERRPTENIKPNNNQNQQRQKKELGNEISRDNVETYKPKNPGIKGDTKIPASFEEGADRAVVFSSETGSMQLGTKAQEYFWYFYALVGSIRDSWYLTIPNQAHYLGLIRTDEVEVLISIDEEGNIEFEKFLKTSINGQTSLDNSCSKAIEYAKKLKPPPQGLWNDYAENGKIYIPFKFIYQNFSRD